The following proteins are encoded in a genomic region of Arachis stenosperma cultivar V10309 chromosome 4, arast.V10309.gnm1.PFL2, whole genome shotgun sequence:
- the LOC130975832 gene encoding AAA-ATPase At5g17760-like, translating into MRSKYHSVSYEVRYFEVTFHKKHLDMVLGSYFPYILQKAKDIEEEKKMVKLHTIDYNGTDYWNSIVLNYPSTFDSITMEPEIKGMLLEDLNLFLRRKEYYKRVGKAWKRGYLLYGPPGTEKSSLIAAMANYLRFDIYDLDLKEVQCNSDLRRLLIGTGSKSILVVEDIDCSVQLHNRKMLMEPMMMIRFLSCLLLDKAVYTPVEER; encoded by the exons ATGAGATCAAAGTATCATAGTGTTTCCTATGAAGTTCGTTACTTTGAAGTAACATTTCACAAGAAACATTTGGACATGGTTTTGGGTTCTTACTTTCCTTACATTCTTCAAAAGGCTAAGGACattgaagaagagaagaagatggTGAAGCTTCACACCATTGATTATAATGGAACAGATTATTGGAACTCTATTGTTCTTAATTATCCTTCAACTTTTGATTCTATAACAATGGAGCCAGAGATAAAAG GAATGTTGTTGGAAGATTTGAACTTgtttttgaggaggaaagaatatTATAAGAGAGTTGGGAAGGCTTGGAAAAGAGGGTACCTTTTGTACGGACCACCAGGTACCGAGAAATCAAGCTTGATAGCTGCCATGGCTAACTATCTAAGGTTTGATATATATGACTTGGATTTGAAAGAAGTGCAATGCAATTCAGATCTTAGGAGGTTGTTGATCGGAACAGGAAGCAAGTCAATTTTGGTCGTTGAAGACATTGATTGCTCTGTTCAATTGCACAATAGGAAGATGCTGATGGAACCAATGATGATGATAAg GTTTCTCTCATGTTTGCTCCTTGACAAGGCTGTGTACACTCCTGTTGAAGAAAGGTAA
- the LOC130975833 gene encoding uncharacterized protein LOC130975833 yields the protein MANTPSSDPDLEFSPAELQSLARVLSILSNIKVVRLALKSKNKLRFIDGTIQKSNKDDPTFIAWDKCNIYVVAWINLSLSTEIAQSVVWNEIAVDQWVDLKHRYYHGDLFKIAKLEEELHTMKQGDLTITGYYTKMKAVWKEIEGF from the exons ATGGCAAACACCCCTAGTTCAGATCCAGATTTAGAGTTTTCTCCAGCGGAGCTTCAAAGCTTAGCACGGGTTTTGAGCATACTCTCAAATATCAA AGTTGTGAGGTTAGCTTTGAAATCAAAGAACAAACTAAGATTCATTGATGGAACTATACAAAAATCGAATAAGGATGATCCAACTTTTATAGCTTGGGATAAATGCAACATATATGTTGTAGCTTGGATTAATTTGTCATTGAGTACTGAAATTGCACAGAGTGTAGTTTGGAATGAGATTGCTGTAGATCAGTGGGTTGATTTAAAGCATAGGTATTATCATGGAGATTTGTTTAAGATTGCTAAGCTAGAAGAAGAATTACACACAATGAAACAGGGAGATTTAACCATCACAGGATACTACACAAAGATGAAGGCAgtttggaaagaaattgaagGCTTCTAG
- the LOC130976277 gene encoding uncharacterized protein LOC130976277 isoform X1 has translation MFCADSEFHHFKRDRMGSCVSVPSDAIQAPKKLHRTIVRRSRKISNPAINGTKKRISNGGARVMDYSLSEFVHMDFENGAKTTCKRSEVSNSAFHLTQVQLCHSQYGADSHVICQEECYFDSASILESESDDDYTSVYGDGFPLVVGNIPCGQVVQFERSSCFMDNKSQYEEYHESFLKVDGVNPGLKDEKVQDTAHRLSLHQLAPSVSFKGLQSQSKLSTLFKLSFKQPSCDVENAADLGQSRKYLRRPRAGDTIPSQNGENPSPGCWSEILPSTFELRGENYFKDKKKSPAINYSPYAPIGVDLFFCPKKIHHIAKYLELPNVTATNGEIPQLLIVNIQLPTYPAAMFLGDSDGEGLSLVLYFKLNETLDENISSQFQESITKFIDDEMEKVKGFAKESSVPFRERLKIMVGLANPEEMNLSVAENKLVNAYNGKPVLSRPQHNFYKGPNYFEIDLDIHRFSYISRKGLDSFRDRLKDGILDLGLTIQAQKQEELPEKVLCCLRLNKIDLSNNDQIPMLVISDDEC, from the exons ATGTTCTGTGCAGATTCAGAGTTTCACCATTTCAAACGAGACAGAATGGGAAGTTGTGTTTCAGTTCCTTCTGATGCAATACAAGCACCAAAGAAGCTCCATAGAACAATAGTAAGACGTAGTCGGAAGATCTCGAATCCGGCCATTAATGGCACCAAAAAGAGGATTAGCAATGGAGGGGCGCGTGTAATGGATTATTCTCTGAGTGAATTTGTTCACATGGACTTCGAAAATGGCGCGAAAACTACTTGCAAGCGCTCTGAAGTTTCAAACTCTGCATTCCATCTTACTCAAGTTCAATTGTGCCATAGCCAATATGGTGCTGATTCACATG TAATTTGCCAAGAAGAATGTTATTTTGATTCTGCCAGTATTCTGGAATCTGAATCAGATGATGACTACACTAGTGTCTATGGAG ATGGATTTCCATTAGTGGTAGGCAATATCCCATGTGGCCAAGTGGTCCAGTTTGAAAGATCATCATGTTTTATGGATAACAAATCTCAATATGAAGAATATCATGAAAGTTTTCTTAAAGTTGATGGAGTTAACCCAG GTTTAAAAGATGAGAAGGTTCAAGATACTGCACACAGATTAAGCCTTCATCAGTTGGCACCTTCTGTCAGTTTCAAGGGTCTCCAATCCCAATCAAAGCTGTCAACACTTTTCAAGCTTTCTTTCAAACAGCCATCTTGTGATGTTGAGAATGCAGCTGATCTTG GTCAATCAAGAAAATATCTGCGTCGTCCGCGAGCAGGGGACACAATTCCAAGCCAGAATGGAGAAAACCCATCTCCAGGATGCTGGTCTGAAATTCTACCCTCAACGTTTGAGCTCCGTGGCGAAAACTATTTCAA GGATAAGAAAAAGTCTCCTGCAATAAATTATAGTCCATATGCTCCAATTGGTGTGGATCTATTTTTCTGTCCCAAAAAGATACATCATATTGCCAAATACTTAGAGCTTCCAAATGTGACAGCAACCAATGGGGAAATTCCCCAACTTCTTATTGTAAACATTCAG TTGCCTACATATCCAGCTGCAATGTTCCTTGGTGATAGTGATGGAGAAGGACTGAGTCTTGTGTTGTACTTCAAGCTTAACGAGACTCTTGATGAAAACATTTCTTCCCAGTTTCAAGAAAGCATAACG AAATTCATTGATGATGAGATGGAAAAGGTGAAAGGATTTGCAAAAGAATCAAGTGTACCTTTCAGAGAAAGACTAAAGATCATGGTAGGACTTGCCAACCCTGAGGAAATGAATTTGAGTGTTGCTGAAAATAAGTTAGTAAATGCTTATAATGGAAAACCTGTTCTCTCTCGCCCCCAACACAACTTTTACAAG GGTCCTAATTACTTTGAGATTGATCTTGACATACATCGTTTTAGCTACATATCAAGGAAAGGACTTGATTCATTCAGAGATCGTTTGAAAGATGGCATTCTTGATCTAGGCTTAACCATTCAG
- the LOC130976277 gene encoding uncharacterized protein LOC130976277 isoform X2 — MGSCVSVPSDAIQAPKKLHRTIVRRSRKISNPAINGTKKRISNGGARVMDYSLSEFVHMDFENGAKTTCKRSEVSNSAFHLTQVQLCHSQYGADSHVICQEECYFDSASILESESDDDYTSVYGDGFPLVVGNIPCGQVVQFERSSCFMDNKSQYEEYHESFLKVDGVNPGLKDEKVQDTAHRLSLHQLAPSVSFKGLQSQSKLSTLFKLSFKQPSCDVENAADLGQSRKYLRRPRAGDTIPSQNGENPSPGCWSEILPSTFELRGENYFKDKKKSPAINYSPYAPIGVDLFFCPKKIHHIAKYLELPNVTATNGEIPQLLIVNIQLPTYPAAMFLGDSDGEGLSLVLYFKLNETLDENISSQFQESITKFIDDEMEKVKGFAKESSVPFRERLKIMVGLANPEEMNLSVAENKLVNAYNGKPVLSRPQHNFYKGPNYFEIDLDIHRFSYISRKGLDSFRDRLKDGILDLGLTIQAQKQEELPEKVLCCLRLNKIDLSNNDQIPMLVISDDEC; from the exons ATGGGAAGTTGTGTTTCAGTTCCTTCTGATGCAATACAAGCACCAAAGAAGCTCCATAGAACAATAGTAAGACGTAGTCGGAAGATCTCGAATCCGGCCATTAATGGCACCAAAAAGAGGATTAGCAATGGAGGGGCGCGTGTAATGGATTATTCTCTGAGTGAATTTGTTCACATGGACTTCGAAAATGGCGCGAAAACTACTTGCAAGCGCTCTGAAGTTTCAAACTCTGCATTCCATCTTACTCAAGTTCAATTGTGCCATAGCCAATATGGTGCTGATTCACATG TAATTTGCCAAGAAGAATGTTATTTTGATTCTGCCAGTATTCTGGAATCTGAATCAGATGATGACTACACTAGTGTCTATGGAG ATGGATTTCCATTAGTGGTAGGCAATATCCCATGTGGCCAAGTGGTCCAGTTTGAAAGATCATCATGTTTTATGGATAACAAATCTCAATATGAAGAATATCATGAAAGTTTTCTTAAAGTTGATGGAGTTAACCCAG GTTTAAAAGATGAGAAGGTTCAAGATACTGCACACAGATTAAGCCTTCATCAGTTGGCACCTTCTGTCAGTTTCAAGGGTCTCCAATCCCAATCAAAGCTGTCAACACTTTTCAAGCTTTCTTTCAAACAGCCATCTTGTGATGTTGAGAATGCAGCTGATCTTG GTCAATCAAGAAAATATCTGCGTCGTCCGCGAGCAGGGGACACAATTCCAAGCCAGAATGGAGAAAACCCATCTCCAGGATGCTGGTCTGAAATTCTACCCTCAACGTTTGAGCTCCGTGGCGAAAACTATTTCAA GGATAAGAAAAAGTCTCCTGCAATAAATTATAGTCCATATGCTCCAATTGGTGTGGATCTATTTTTCTGTCCCAAAAAGATACATCATATTGCCAAATACTTAGAGCTTCCAAATGTGACAGCAACCAATGGGGAAATTCCCCAACTTCTTATTGTAAACATTCAG TTGCCTACATATCCAGCTGCAATGTTCCTTGGTGATAGTGATGGAGAAGGACTGAGTCTTGTGTTGTACTTCAAGCTTAACGAGACTCTTGATGAAAACATTTCTTCCCAGTTTCAAGAAAGCATAACG AAATTCATTGATGATGAGATGGAAAAGGTGAAAGGATTTGCAAAAGAATCAAGTGTACCTTTCAGAGAAAGACTAAAGATCATGGTAGGACTTGCCAACCCTGAGGAAATGAATTTGAGTGTTGCTGAAAATAAGTTAGTAAATGCTTATAATGGAAAACCTGTTCTCTCTCGCCCCCAACACAACTTTTACAAG GGTCCTAATTACTTTGAGATTGATCTTGACATACATCGTTTTAGCTACATATCAAGGAAAGGACTTGATTCATTCAGAGATCGTTTGAAAGATGGCATTCTTGATCTAGGCTTAACCATTCAG